A single region of the Triticum dicoccoides isolate Atlit2015 ecotype Zavitan chromosome 2B, WEW_v2.0, whole genome shotgun sequence genome encodes:
- the LOC119363405 gene encoding protein H2A.7, with translation MAGRGKAIGSGAAKKAISRSSKAGLQFPVGRIARFLKAGKYAERVGAGAPVYLAAVLEYLAAEVLELAGNAARDNKKTRIVPRHIQLAVRNDEELSRLLGMVTIASGGVMPNIHNLLLPKKAGGSKAVAADDDS, from the exons ATGGCCGGAAGGGGCAAGGCGATTGGTTCGGGCGCCGCCAAGAAGGCCATCTCCAGGAGCTCCAAGGCCGGGCTCCAGTTCCCCGTCGGCAGGATCGCGCGGTTCCTCAAGGCCGGCAAGTACGCCGAGAGGGTCGGCGCCGGCGCCCCCGTCTACCTCGCCGCCGTGCTGGAGTATCTCGCCGCTGAG gttctggAGTTGGCCGGGAACGCGGCGAGGGACAACAAGAAGACCCGCATCGTGCCGCGCCACATCCAGCTCGCCGTCCGCAACGACGAGGAGCTCTCCCGCCTGCTCGGCATGGTCACAATCGCCAGCGGCGGTGTCATGCCCAACATCCACAACCTTCTGCTCCCCAAGAAGGCCGGAGGCAGCAAGGCCGTGGCTGCCGACGACGATAGCTAG
- the LOC119363404 gene encoding formin-like protein 11 — MRRCRGEWLLVPCIISVLLFVPLACGRLLIGASDMSPPALTPSFIKQVDDWVEHAWLKCGLDKKSLQDVRNYYNYNHVLDIIHRISDNKGTSPVIEKGASSLTPEIKQTLLICLSKQSSEVANNLPDGYIKTLTASIRGELAPGPAPANEAVKPSPGKPAEGASSEATTKKAVPATKSVGKKDSDGMPTTNVIGVSLVVIALLALLCVGCCMYRESQSSAASAYDNKQLLNLSDSCKSSSVNLIDVTKLGALPLQSEAGQNGHVNQSSQEGPNTDEIGYVRLSSQEGPNTDQNNHVKLSSQEDANTGQISYVKLSSQEDPTSGRNSDVKLTSQEDPNTGQNNHVKLTSQGSANTDPASYSSSTESMAASVGSVQGSTPMMPPPAHPQVLAPQPKAPPPPPAPQALVPPPNASPVLSSGPSPPPAPKASPPPPSGPSPPTSPKAAPPPPPPSKSGGPLPPPPALPGSSKMRPPSLMKSGNKADTDADSSEAKTKLKPFFWDKVAANANKSMVWDHLKAGSFQLSEDAIETLFGCNADKKSGDAKKDLTSKEAAQVVRILDPKKAQNLAISLKALSVSAEEVSCAVKEGNELPSDLIQTLIRWVPSTDEELGLRLYTGELSQLGPAEQFLKAIFDIPYIYERLDALLFMAGLPEEASNVKQSFATLEMACEELKNSRLFLKLLEAVLKTGNRMNVGTFRGGAQAFKLDTLLKLSDVKGTDGKITLLHFVVQEMIHSEGVRSARAAKEQTGSISSVDKNDLIEDEYKQLGLQVVSSLGDELQNVRNAAILDADQLTMSVTSVGHRLGKTKEFLNTSMKSLDEDSGFHRKLVHFVEQSQTEVTFLQEEEKKIRSLVKSTVNYFHGRTGKDEGLRLFVVVRDFLAMLDKVCNEVKEASKVAPKKTKTEVTLPSRTPRSFQDPRRNLFPAIQDRRAHSSSSSSDEGS, encoded by the exons GTGGAACACGCATGGCTCAAATGTGGATTGGACAAGAAAAGCCTTCAAGATGTTAGAAACTACTACAACTACAACCATGTACTTGATATCATCCATAGGATATCTGACAATAAGGGAACTTCCCCTGTCATTGAAAAAGGTGCCAGCTCATTGACCCCAGAAATCAAGCAAACTTTGCTGATCTGCTTAAGCAAACAGAGTTCTGAGGTTGCAAATAACCTACCCGATGGTTATATCAAAACACTTACCGCCTCAATAAGAGGAGAGCTGGCTCCGGGACCTGCTCCTGCAAATGAAGCAGTAAAACCTTCGCCAGGGAAACCAGCTGAGGGTGCTTCATCAGAAGCAACTACAAAAAAGGCAGTGCCTGCAACTAAATCAGTAGGAAAAAAGGACAGCGATGGCATGCCAACTACCAATGTCATTGGTGTGTCCTTGGTTGTTATAGCACTTTTAGCTCTTCTCTGCGTTGGCTGCTGCATGTACCGTGAAAGCCAGAGTTCTGCGGCTTCTGCCTATGATAATAAGCAACTCCTGAATCTAT CGGATTCTTGCAAGTCTTCCAGTGTAAATCTAATAGATGTCACTAAGCTGGGAGCATTGCCATTGCAGTCGGAGGCTGGCCAAAATGGCCATGTGAATCAAAGTTCACAGGAAGGCCCAAACACTGATGAAATTGGCTATGTGAGACTAAGTTCACAGGAAGGCCCAAACACTGATCAAAATAACCATGTGAAACTAAGCTCACAGGAAGACGCAAACACTGGTCAAATTAGCTATGTGAAACTAAGCTCACAGGAAGACCCAACCAGTGGCCGAAATAGTGATGTGAAGCTAACTTCGCAGGAAGACCCAAACACTGGCCAAAATAACCATGTGAAGCTCACATCGCAGGGAAGTGCAAACACTGATCCAGCAAGCTACAGCAGTTCCACCGAGTCAATGGCTGCTTCTGTTGGTTCTGTGCAAGGATCAACACCAATGATGCCACCTCCAGCACATCCTCAAGTACTTGCGCCTCAACCAAaggctcctcctccaccaccagctCCTCAAGCACTTGTGCCGCCTCCGAATGCTTCTCCAGTTCTTTCCTCTGGACCTTCACCGCCACCAGCTCCAAAAGCCTCCCCGCCTCCTCCCTCAGGACCCTCACCACCTACTTCTCCAAAagctgcaccaccaccaccaccaccatcaaaaTCTGGTGGACCTCTCCCGCCACCACCAGCGCTGCCTGGTTCTTCCAAAATGCGTCCACCATCACTTATGAAGTCAGGCAATAAAGCAGACACAGATGCGGATTCTAGTGAAGCTAAAACAAAGCTTAAGCCCTTCTTTTGGGATAAAGTAGCAGCAAATGCTAATAAATCAATGGTGTGGGATCACCTTAAAGCTGGATCATTCCA GTTAAGCGAGGACGCTATTGAAACACTTTTTGGTTGTAATGCTGACaagaagagtggtgatgccaaaaaaGATTTAACATCAAAGGAAGCTGCCCAAGTTGTGAGGATACTTGATCCTAAAAAGGCACAGAACCTGGCCATATCATTGAAGGCGTTGAGTGTTTCAGCAGAGGAAGTTTCTTGTGCAGTTAAGGAAG GAAATGAACTTCCATCCGACTTGATACAGACCTTAATTAGATGGGTCCCGAGTACTGATGAGGAGCTCGGACTTCGACTATATACTGGGGAACTCTCACAGCTTGGTCCTGCAGagcagttcttaaaagcaatcttcGACATTCCTTATATCTATGAGCGCCTGGATGCATTACTTTTCATGGCTGGTTTACCAGAGGAAGCTTCAAATGTAAAGCAATCTTTTGCCACCTTAGAG ATGGCTTGTGAGGAGCTTAAAAACAGCCGTCTATTCTTGAAGTTACTAGAAGCTGTTCTTAAAACAGGGAACCGGATGAATGTTGGCACGTTCCGGGGAGGAGCTCAAGCGTTCAAACTAGACACCCTGCTCAAGCTTTCCGACGTCAAAGGAACTGATGGGAAGATAACGCTGCTGCATTTTGTTGTTCAAGAGATGATTCATTCTGAAGGTGTCCGTTCTGCACGGGCTGCAAAGGAGCAGACGGGCAGCATATCCAGTGTGGACAAGAATGATCTTATTGAAGACGAATATAAACAACTAGGTCTGCAGGTTGTGTCCAGTTTAGGAGATGAACTTCAAAATGTCAGGAATGCAGCAATCCTTGATGCAGATCAGTTGACTATGTCGGTAACAAGTGTTGGCCACAGGCTTGGCAAAACCAAAGAATTCTTGAACACAAGCATGAAAAGTCTGGATGAAGATAGTGGGTTTCACCGCAAGCTTGTGCATTTCGTGGAGCAGTCTCAAACTGAAGTTACTTTCTTGCAAGAGGAAGAGAAGAAAATACGGTCCTTGGTAAAGAGCACTGTCAATTATTTCCATGGGAGGACAGGGAAGGATGAGGGCCTTCGTTTATTTGTCGTAGTGCGGGATTTTCTTGCAATGCTTGACAAGGTGTGCAATGAGGTGAAAGAAGCATCAAAAGTAGCTCCAAAGAAAACGAAGACTGAAGTTACTCTGCCTTCCCGCACACCCAGATCTTTTCAAGATCCCCGGCGTAACCTTTTTCCGGCAATTCAAGACCGGAGGGCACATAGTTCAAGCTCTAGTTCTGACGAGGGAAGTTAA